AAATGCAATGAAACTATATTTACTTGATACTGATACAATTATTTATTTTATTAAGGGACATGATGCGGTAGTAGAGAAATTTATAAGCTCTCCGCTTGTTCAGTTATATATATCAGACATCACCTGTGCCGAACTTTATTATGGTGCATATAATTCAGAGTTTCCTGAGCGTAATCTAAGAACGGTTAGCGGTGTAATCGGTAATTTGAGTGCAGTGCCGTTTAACACTAATGCAAGTAAAGTATTCGGTGAGCTTAAAGCGGAATTGAAGAAAAAGGGTGAGCTAATAGCCGATATGGATTTAATGATTGCTGCAATTGCAGTTGCCGGTAATTATACATTAGTAACTAACAACATAAAACACTTTGAAAGAATTAAAGATTTAAAATTAGAAAACTGGAGCGAATATGAGTATAAAGCTAAGAAGCATTAGAGATGTAGTATCTTATATTAGAGAAATATTTGACAGTAGAAATTACCAAAATATTACTTTTTTTAAAGTAGTAGTAACAAGTGTAATTGTAATTATAGCTATATGGCTGTTTAGTAGCATTTATTTTGCAAATAAAGT
This DNA window, taken from Candidatus Jidaibacter acanthamoeba, encodes the following:
- a CDS encoding type II toxin-antitoxin system VapC family toxin, yielding MKLYLLDTDTIIYFIKGHDAVVEKFISSPLVQLYISDITCAELYYGAYNSEFPERNLRTVSGVIGNLSAVPFNTNASKVFGELKAELKKKGELIADMDLMIAAIAVAGNYTLVTNNIKHFERIKDLKLENWSEYEYKAKKH